The genome window GCCCAATTTACCGCGGATTTGTGGGCTATGCCCGTGCTTGCGGCCGCGCGTGCTTTTCTGCAACAGGGTACGCCCGACAAGCTGTCAGTAGCATCGGAGTTGTTAAAAACATGTCGGACACTGGCGGAAGCCAGACATGCGCGACGGCGACTGATCGAGATTGGCGCGCTGGAAACGTTGCTCCATTCAGCGCGCGGCGAGGAAGAGTCAGCCTTGGAAAGACTGCAGGCAAGTGTGCTGCTCGGGGAAGCTGGAGGCGCGCTGCGCCTTTTCGTCGATGCCGGACCAGGTCTGCGTCCATACCTGGAGCAACTCCTGGCCCTGGGTATCGCCCCGGCTTATGTGCGGCGAATTCTCGATGCCTACCGGGTGCCCGCATCCGGTGCGGAACTCCTGGTTCTGCCCCAACTCACCAGCGATGAGACACGTCCTCCCGCCGCTGTGTCGCTTGACCTGCTCACCTACCGGGAGATCGACGTTCTGTTTCTGCTTGACCAGCGCTTGACCAACAAGGAAATCGCAGCCCGTCTGACTATCTCGCCTCGCACCGTCCAGAAACACACGATCAACATCTACCGGAAATTGGACGTCGATGGACGGCGCCAGGCTGTCGCGCAGGCCAGGACGCTGGGACTCTTGCCCGTGAGCTCATCAGGTTCGTCCCTTTGACGGAAACACCCCTCATCTCCTCAATATTTGTACGCCCCACGTGGCACGCCAGTCAAAACGGTAGCCAAAAATGGGCCAGTTTGGCCCTTCCCATTCACCTTCCTTCCTGATATACTGGCAGTGAGATGGTCGGATATCCCGCTCCCGTCCCTTTCGACGTCAATCCTGATGTGATTGTAACCAAACATGCTCAATAATCCAGATCACAAACACCATAATCAACTATCGCTTGGCACTCGAGCCATCTACAGTATTCAACTGGATGGTGTTTTGGACCCCAGTTGGGCGGAGGAACTGGGTGGCATGGAGATATACCAGACAAGTCGCGGCCAGGATGTGCACGTGACCACGTTGATCGGCGAGCTTGTCGATCAGGCAGCACTATTGGGAGTCTTGAACATGGTCTACACCCTTGGGTTGCCCTTGCTATCGATGGCGTACCTGGGACGGGTCGACCAGGGGGGGCGACATTCCGGCTCAACCCCTGTTGGTACTTGTTAATGAGATTCTGTATTCAACATTTAGCATTAGCCAAGAGGGTTTACAATGCGCACGATATTTAGCTGGTCACGCTATCTGATCTGGCTAGCAGTGATTAGCCTACTGCTGGCGACACTGGCGGTCTTTGTTTTTGGCCTGATTTCCACGGTGTCAGTCATTGTCGAAACATTCAGGCATGGGCATTACGGCGCTGAAGGTGCGCGTGTTTTGAGCGTCGAAATGATCGAAATGATCGATCTTTTCTTACTGGGCACAATTCTTTTTATCACGGCCGTCGGCCTGCAAGAACTGTTCGTTGACCCGGGATTGAAAGAGATACTGCCGGAATGGATGTCCGTCGGCAGTCTCGATCAGTTGAAATTCAACCTCCTGGCCGTGATCGTGGTCATGCTGTCTATCCTCTTCCTGGGTGTTGCAGCCAGCTTTGAATTAGTGGAAGGCGAGAGCATTCTGGACTTTGGACTGGCTACCGGCCTGGTCATTGTTGCTGCGGCTGTCGCCGTCTACCTTTTTGCCCGCGTGCACCATCAAAGTCACGAGAGTCACGAAAGTGAAGAACAGGTGGGCGCAGCGCATGCCGAACTCGAGGGGCATGGCGCTACCGACAGCGGCGCCGATCTTGACATTCATTAAGATGACGTGGGTAGATAGTAGATAATTGATATGATCTCCACAATTATCGCTCTGCTGCCCATGATCATCGGCAGTGCAATCGTGCCGATGCAGATCATCATGCTGCTGTTGATGCTCACCAGCGAGAGCAAGGGGCTATCCAAGGCCATCGCTTTCGTGTCGGGCATGACGCTGGTGCGCCTGGCGCAAGGCGTTGTTTTCGGCCTGGTTTTCACTGGCGGCGAAGGTGCCACGGAGACCGGCAGCGAAGGCTCGAGCTGGATCGTTTCCACGCTGCTGACTGTGCTGGGCATCCTGCTGCTGATTTCATTCTATAAGGCCTTGACGGGCGAGGCAGACCCGGACGCTCCGCCGCCGAAGTGGATGGCCATGCTGGATGGGATGACGCCGCTGCTGGCCCTGGGCGTGGGCGCGGGCCTGCTGTTGATTGGCGCCAAGATGTGGGTCTTTACGCTGAGCGCCATCGGCATAATCGGCGAAGCAGCAATTGGACAGCCTTCAAGCAGCATCGCTTTTCTGATCTTCGTGCTGTTGGCCGAGTCTCTGCTGATACTGCCCATCCTGGTGCGCATCATCCTGCCCTCAAAATCGAGCGTGTGGCTGGGGTCGTTGTCGGCCTGGTTGGAAAAATATAATCGCCAGATTGTGATGGTGGCCTCGTTGATCTTTGGCCTATTGTTCCTATATAAGGGTGTTAGCGGGTTTTTCTAGCTCCAATCAGGAGATAAACCATGAGCTTCTTTGATTTCAATTACAAGGCGGTTAACTGGACGCGCGGCATATGGACCGTGATCACCGTTGTTGGCGCGGTGCTTATCATTTTTCTCACCGGGGAACCAGTCGCCATCTGGGCCGGGGCCGGGGGCATGGCCATCGGCCTTGTCTATTTCAACGCGCCGATTGAGACGCGGCTCAAATTCGGCGTTGGATTGACCATTTTCGGCGCCTTGTCTCTGGGCGCGATACTGGCTTTTGGCGGAACCAC of Chloroflexota bacterium contains these proteins:
- a CDS encoding YqhA family protein; protein product: MRTIFSWSRYLIWLAVISLLLATLAVFVFGLISTVSVIVETFRHGHYGAEGARVLSVEMIEMIDLFLLGTILFITAVGLQELFVDPGLKEILPEWMSVGSLDQLKFNLLAVIVVMLSILFLGVAASFELVEGESILDFGLATGLVIVAAAVAVYLFARVHHQSHESHESEEQVGAAHAELEGHGATDSGADLDIH
- a CDS encoding GAP family protein, translated to MISTIIALLPMIIGSAIVPMQIIMLLLMLTSESKGLSKAIAFVSGMTLVRLAQGVVFGLVFTGGEGATETGSEGSSWIVSTLLTVLGILLLISFYKALTGEADPDAPPPKWMAMLDGMTPLLALGVGAGLLLIGAKMWVFTLSAIGIIGEAAIGQPSSSIAFLIFVLLAESLLILPILVRIILPSKSSVWLGSLSAWLEKYNRQIVMVASLIFGLLFLYKGVSGFF